A stretch of Plesiomonas shigelloides DNA encodes these proteins:
- a CDS encoding OmpA family lipoprotein, with translation MSNKIKALVGALCVSVALSGCTTVNPYTNEEQTAKAASGSAIGALAGALIGVASSSKKDRGKGALIGAAAGAALGGGIGYYMDVQEAKLRQQLRGTGVSVTRDGNNIILNMPNNVTFDTNSTSLKPAGINTLSGVAMILKEYEKTMVNIIGYTDSTGKRAYNMQLSERRAQSVASNLMMQGVSASRLRTYGAGPDNPIASNNTESGRAQNRRVEITLSPIQ, from the coding sequence ATGAGTAATAAAATCAAAGCGCTGGTTGGCGCTCTGTGTGTTTCCGTGGCTCTGTCCGGTTGTACCACGGTCAACCCGTACACCAATGAAGAGCAGACTGCGAAAGCAGCGAGTGGCTCTGCGATAGGTGCATTAGCGGGGGCATTGATTGGTGTGGCCTCTTCTTCCAAGAAAGATCGCGGTAAAGGTGCTTTGATTGGTGCCGCAGCCGGTGCAGCGCTGGGTGGTGGTATCGGTTATTACATGGATGTGCAAGAAGCGAAGTTGCGTCAGCAGCTGCGTGGCACCGGTGTGAGTGTGACCCGTGACGGTAACAACATCATCCTGAACATGCCAAACAACGTGACGTTTGATACCAACAGCACCAGCCTGAAGCCTGCCGGTATCAACACCTTAAGTGGTGTGGCCATGATCCTGAAAGAATACGAAAAGACCATGGTGAACATCATCGGTTATACCGACAGCACCGGTAAGCGCGCTTACAACATGCAGCTGTCTGAGCGTCGTGCGCAGTCTGTGGCATCAAACCTGATGATGCAGGGCGTGTCAGCTTCCCGTCTGCGTACCTACGGTGCCGGCCCGGATAATCCGATCGCCTCTAACAACACCGAAAGCGGCCGTGCGCAAAACCGCCGTGTTGAGATCACCTTAAGCCCAATCCAGTGA
- the glyQ gene encoding glycine--tRNA ligase subunit alpha, which yields MAKFDIKTFQGLILTLQDYWARQGCTIVQPLDMEVGAGTSHPMTCLRALGPEPIAAAYVQPSRRPTDGRYGENPNRLQHYYQFQVIIKPSPDNIQELYLGSLKELGLDPLIHDIRFVEDNWENPTLGAWGLGWEVWLNGMEVTQFTYFQQVGGLECKPVTGEITYGLERLAMYIQGVDSVYDLVWSDGPLGKTTYGDVFHQNEVEQSTYNFEHADVDFLFQCFEQYEKEALHLLNLEKPLPLPAYERILKAAHSFNLLDARKAISVTERQRYILRIRTLTKAVAEAYYASREALGFPMCQRETHPAEAK from the coding sequence ATGGCTAAGTTCGATATTAAGACCTTTCAAGGCCTGATCCTGACTTTGCAGGACTACTGGGCCCGTCAGGGTTGCACCATTGTGCAGCCGCTCGATATGGAAGTGGGTGCCGGTACCTCCCACCCGATGACTTGTCTGCGCGCACTGGGCCCAGAGCCGATTGCAGCCGCTTACGTACAGCCATCCCGCCGCCCAACTGACGGCCGTTACGGGGAAAACCCAAACCGCCTGCAGCACTACTATCAGTTCCAGGTGATCATCAAGCCTTCTCCTGACAACATTCAGGAGCTGTACTTAGGCTCGCTCAAAGAGCTGGGGCTCGATCCGCTCATCCACGACATCCGCTTCGTGGAAGATAACTGGGAAAACCCAACGCTGGGTGCCTGGGGTCTGGGCTGGGAAGTGTGGCTGAACGGTATGGAAGTCACCCAGTTCACCTACTTCCAGCAAGTCGGCGGTCTGGAGTGTAAGCCGGTCACCGGTGAGATCACCTATGGTCTTGAGCGTCTGGCCATGTACATTCAGGGCGTAGACAGCGTTTACGATCTGGTATGGAGTGACGGTCCGCTGGGTAAAACCACCTACGGCGATGTGTTCCACCAGAACGAAGTGGAGCAATCCACCTATAACTTCGAACATGCCGATGTGGATTTCCTGTTCCAGTGCTTTGAACAGTACGAGAAAGAAGCCCTGCACCTGCTGAATCTGGAAAAGCCACTGCCATTGCCAGCCTATGAGCGCATTTTGAAGGCGGCGCACTCCTTCAACCTGCTGGATGCCCGTAAAGCGATTTCGGTGACCGAGCGTCAGCGTTACATCCTGCGCATCCGTACTCTGACCAAAGCGGTAGCCGAAGCTTACTATGCCTCTCGTGAGGCACTGGGCTTCCCTATGTGTCAGCGTGAAACTCACCCAGCAGAGGCGAAATGA
- a CDS encoding RidA family protein: MSSIERIGTTARWSDIVIHNQTVYLVEVPSQLDADITGQAHEVLASLEALLKQAGSDKSRILSATIYLKDISEIAAFNAVWDAWLPSGSAPVRACVQAVMADPGYRVEIQLTAAR, encoded by the coding sequence ATGAGCAGTATCGAACGCATCGGCACCACGGCCCGTTGGTCAGACATCGTGATCCACAATCAAACCGTTTATCTGGTTGAAGTGCCGAGCCAACTGGATGCCGATATCACCGGGCAAGCCCATGAGGTACTGGCCAGCCTAGAGGCGCTGCTAAAACAAGCGGGCTCTGACAAATCGCGTATTCTGTCGGCCACCATTTATCTGAAAGATATCAGCGAGATCGCGGCCTTCAATGCGGTGTGGGATGCTTGGCTGCCGAGCGGCAGTGCACCGGTGCGCGCCTGTGTGCAGGCAGTGATGGCCGATCCGGGTTACCGCGTCGAAATTCAGCTGACGGCGGCGCGCTAA
- a CDS encoding TMEM165/GDT1 family protein, which yields MSIIATSFASVALAEMGDRTQLLTLLLVARFRKPWWILAAIVCATLFNHFLAAWIGVELSNYLTPEIMRWVVGVGFLLMAGWVLIPDKDNGEVKGGHPFWTSLVIFFIAEIGDKTQIATTLLGARYDNVTLVMIGSTLGMIAANAPMLWFGERLSPYMKSDWGHRAAAMVFAALGIITLLW from the coding sequence GTGTCGATAATTGCAACTTCCTTTGCTTCCGTGGCGTTGGCCGAAATGGGCGATAGAACCCAACTGCTGACTTTGCTGCTGGTGGCACGTTTTCGCAAACCTTGGTGGATTCTGGCTGCTATTGTTTGTGCCACTTTGTTTAATCACTTTCTGGCTGCCTGGATTGGGGTGGAGCTGAGCAACTATTTAACGCCGGAGATTATGCGTTGGGTAGTGGGCGTCGGCTTCCTGCTGATGGCCGGTTGGGTGCTGATCCCGGATAAAGATAACGGTGAAGTGAAGGGCGGGCATCCGTTCTGGACATCACTGGTGATCTTCTTTATTGCCGAGATTGGCGATAAAACCCAAATTGCGACCACGTTGCTTGGCGCGCGTTATGACAACGTGACGCTGGTGATGATCGGTTCGACCTTGGGCATGATTGCCGCTAATGCGCCGATGCTGTGGTTTGGTGAACGCTTAAGTCCGTACATGAAGTCGGATTGGGGCCACCGCGCGGCTGCGATGGTGTTTGCTGCACTCGGGATTATCACTTTGCTGTGGTAA
- a CDS encoding DNA-3-methyladenine glycosylase I has translation MQRCNWVSDDPLYLAYHDQEWGRPLYDGDRLFELLCLEGQQAGLSWITVLKKRAHYRHCFFGFAAGRMAALSEAQLAEFMQDSGLIRNRRKLAALVQNARAYLALQAQGEDFSTLLWSFVGGQPQVNHFASAEQVPASTPASVAMSKALKKRGFTFVGPTICYAFMQAAGLVNDHLTCCDWHARCNGAHFTDKDDNR, from the coding sequence ATGCAGCGTTGCAACTGGGTGAGTGACGATCCTCTTTATCTGGCTTATCACGATCAGGAGTGGGGACGCCCTTTGTATGACGGCGACCGTCTGTTTGAACTGTTGTGTCTGGAAGGGCAGCAAGCGGGGCTATCTTGGATCACGGTACTGAAAAAGCGGGCGCACTACCGGCACTGCTTTTTCGGCTTTGCGGCCGGTCGCATGGCCGCGCTCAGTGAGGCGCAGTTGGCTGAATTCATGCAAGACAGCGGCCTGATTCGTAACCGGCGCAAGCTGGCCGCGCTGGTGCAAAATGCGCGTGCTTATTTGGCGCTTCAAGCGCAGGGAGAAGACTTCAGTACTCTGCTGTGGTCGTTTGTCGGTGGGCAGCCGCAGGTCAATCATTTTGCCAGCGCAGAGCAGGTGCCGGCCAGTACGCCGGCGTCAGTGGCGATGAGCAAGGCGTTGAAAAAGCGTGGCTTTACCTTTGTTGGCCCCACTATCTGTTACGCCTTTATGCAAGCGGCCGGTTTGGTGAACGATCATCTCACCTGCTGTGACTGGCATGCGCGCTGCAATGGTGCGCACTTTACTGACAAAGACGACAATCGGTAG
- the tusA gene encoding sulfurtransferase TusA, giving the protein MNSVVPDHTLDAQGLRCPEPVMMVRKTIRNLTTGQTLLIVADDPSTTRDIPSFCRFMDHQLLEAQTESLPYRYLIRKGA; this is encoded by the coding sequence ATGAATTCCGTTGTCCCAGATCACACACTGGATGCCCAAGGGCTACGCTGCCCAGAGCCGGTGATGATGGTGCGTAAAACCATCCGCAATCTGACCACAGGGCAGACACTGCTGATTGTGGCGGACGATCCGTCCACCACCCGCGATATTCCCAGCTTCTGCCGCTTTATGGATCACCAGTTGCTCGAGGCCCAAACCGAGAGCCTGCCGTATCGCTATCTGATCCGCAAAGGCGCGTAA